One genomic region from Candidatus Zixiibacteriota bacterium encodes:
- a CDS encoding glycosyltransferase family 2 protein, with product MKLSIVIPVYNELSTIEEIVSRVKAAPVQDKEIILVDDFSTDGTRELLENKLRDQVDQIIYQPQNFGKGYALKTGFQHATGDIVIVQDADLEYDPNEYPAMIMPIVDDKADVVYGSRFQGGAPHRVVYFWHYIGNRLLTLLSNMFTNINLTDMETCYKAFRRELIQSIDIEENRFGFEPEITAKVARRRARIYEIGISYYGRTYNEGKKIGWKDGVKAIWCILKYNLFR from the coding sequence ATGAAGCTCTCAATTGTCATACCGGTTTATAATGAGCTCTCCACTATCGAAGAGATTGTGTCTCGAGTAAAAGCAGCCCCAGTTCAGGACAAGGAAATCATTCTCGTCGATGATTTCTCCACCGACGGCACTCGGGAGCTTCTCGAAAACAAACTTCGTGATCAGGTCGATCAGATAATTTACCAGCCGCAGAATTTCGGTAAAGGTTATGCCCTGAAGACCGGATTTCAGCACGCCACGGGAGATATTGTGATAGTCCAGGACGCGGACCTCGAATATGACCCCAACGAATACCCTGCCATGATAATGCCTATTGTTGATGATAAAGCTGATGTCGTGTATGGCTCCCGCTTTCAGGGCGGCGCGCCGCACCGGGTCGTGTATTTCTGGCATTACATCGGCAACCGTCTTTTGACCCTACTGTCCAACATGTTCACGAACATTAACTTGACTGACATGGAGACCTGTTATAAGGCTTTTCGCCGCGAGTTGATACAATCGATAGATATCGAAGAAAACCGGTTCGGATTTGAGCCGGAAATCACTGCCAAGGTGGCCAGACGTCGCGCCAGAATATATGAAATTGGGATATCGTACTACGGCCGTACTTATAATGAAGGTAAGAAAATTGGCTGGAAAGACGGTGTCAAAGCGATCTGGTGTATTCTCAAGTATAATCTGTTCCGCTGA
- a CDS encoding NAD-dependent epimerase/dehydratase family protein produces MLKTIMVTGSSGTVGTALVQSLSSQGYYVLPLDIRRSLWDVGIDRKTIFRDLRKPLSNLRLRLKPDLIIHLASNARVHDLVVDPQKALDNYVMTHNILEYARHNSVKRFIFASSREVYGESKVDDKRREDSTHVTRIKSPYTASKFASEALIHSYHECYGIVPVIVRLSNVYGRFDVSERAVPLFIYYARRNRTINIFGKEKKLDFTHTDDAIDGFNRIVRKFDRIAPNTLNITAGKGAKIVDVARIIIDNLDSKSEISIDDKRTGEISTFVADISRAGKLLGYRPKVSLEEGLERNIEWYLKVMKSRRIYEAQRRDLLKRGWA; encoded by the coding sequence ATGCTAAAGACTATAATGGTTACAGGATCATCCGGTACGGTCGGGACTGCTCTGGTACAAAGCCTCTCGTCTCAAGGCTACTATGTGCTACCGCTGGACATTCGTCGCTCTTTGTGGGATGTCGGCATCGATCGGAAAACCATTTTTCGCGACCTTCGCAAGCCACTGTCTAATTTGCGCTTGCGCCTTAAACCAGACCTTATCATTCACCTGGCGTCAAACGCCCGCGTCCACGACCTGGTGGTCGACCCACAGAAAGCTCTCGATAACTATGTGATGACCCACAATATCCTCGAGTACGCCCGGCACAACAGCGTAAAGAGGTTCATTTTCGCCTCCTCGCGGGAGGTTTACGGAGAATCGAAGGTTGACGATAAGCGCCGGGAAGACTCGACACACGTAACCCGCATAAAGTCGCCCTACACGGCATCGAAATTCGCCTCAGAAGCTCTGATTCACTCGTACCATGAGTGTTACGGAATCGTTCCGGTAATAGTACGGTTGTCTAATGTTTATGGGCGTTTTGATGTCTCGGAGCGGGCCGTGCCGCTGTTTATCTATTATGCCCGGCGAAATCGGACCATAAACATATTCGGAAAAGAGAAGAAACTCGACTTTACCCACACCGATGACGCTATCGACGGTTTCAATCGGATTGTCCGCAAATTCGATCGAATAGCGCCAAATACTCTCAATATCACAGCCGGCAAAGGGGCAAAGATCGTTGATGTTGCCCGGATTATTATCGATAATCTCGACTCAAAATCAGAAATCAGCATAGACGACAAGCGAACCGGCGAGATATCGACTTTTGTAGCTGATATTTCGCGGGCCGGAAAGCTCCTTGGCTACCGACCTAAAGTATCACTTGAAGAAGGCCTCGAGCGGAATATCGAGTGGTATCTGAAAGTTATGAAAAGTCGAAGAATATATGAGGCTCAGCGACGTGATTTGCTAAAGCGAGGTTGGGCCTGA
- a CDS encoding D-alanyl-D-alanine carboxypeptidase family protein, whose protein sequence is MGEILTGSQREMIKRSTLPKVLLFLAAFVFFSANTIYLLEADPTHFNTALDKCYHFDFEHVRKGPQLNLKSALLLNYENGQVLYARNPDEIRPIASLSKLVTAMVIIDKGLDFDTVVTITREDAKRSSRSRLRVGYQLTVRDLMHAMLLNSDNRAARALAEATSGSIESFAAEMNRKVKKLGLENTVFYEPSGLDDGNVSTAHEIAKILHYAYDYEIIRKITSKKTYMVRVLNRKNTRLQMANTNLLIHSSYTVLSGKTGYIKASDYCLTALVRNKKGERLTVVVLGVPGDRLRFKEARRLIDWGFKQII, encoded by the coding sequence GTGGGTGAAATACTAACAGGTTCACAGCGAGAGATGATAAAAAGAAGTACATTACCCAAAGTTCTGTTATTTTTGGCCGCCTTCGTGTTTTTCTCGGCCAATACAATTTACCTGCTTGAGGCTGACCCGACTCATTTCAATACTGCCCTTGACAAGTGTTATCATTTTGATTTCGAACATGTACGCAAAGGACCGCAGCTCAATCTCAAATCAGCTTTGCTTCTAAACTATGAAAACGGCCAGGTCTTGTACGCCAGGAATCCTGATGAAATACGCCCGATTGCCTCGCTGTCGAAGCTGGTGACTGCGATGGTGATAATCGACAAGGGACTTGATTTTGATACAGTGGTTACGATAACCCGCGAAGATGCCAAGCGGTCTTCGCGGTCACGGCTTCGCGTCGGTTACCAGTTGACTGTACGCGATCTGATGCACGCCATGTTGCTCAATTCTGACAACCGGGCCGCTCGGGCTCTCGCCGAGGCCACCAGCGGTTCGATAGAGAGTTTTGCCGCCGAGATGAATCGCAAGGTGAAAAAGCTGGGGCTGGAAAACACCGTCTTTTATGAACCCAGCGGACTTGATGACGGCAATGTTTCCACAGCACACGAAATAGCCAAGATTCTGCACTACGCCTACGATTATGAGATAATCCGGAAAATTACATCCAAAAAAACTTACATGGTCCGTGTGTTAAATCGAAAGAACACGCGACTCCAGATGGCGAACACCAATCTGTTGATTCACTCCAGCTATACCGTGCTTTCAGGAAAGACGGGATATATAAAAGCCTCTGATTATTGCCTGACAGCGCTGGTCAGAAACAAGAAAGGGGAGAGGTTAACTGTGGTGGTTCTGGGGGTTCCCGGCGACCGCCTTCGGTTCAAAGAAGCCCGTCGCCTCATTGACTGGGGCTTCAAACAAATTATCTGA
- a CDS encoding ABC transporter permease, producing MSKFWVIFKREYAQVVKKKSFVVGIFLTPALMAGFLILPTMFVNTKSSEAEPLAVIDRTGMGIGQRFAESLQQYRLEDTSRAYYDVKGIFEIDVADSARFIAVEDSLRALIANEELKYTLVVGPDAYLCDSCMYMITNSDKFRTMKRFEDRLSNILSSVRLEVSDVNLGVDSVLSLTRQVELPTRDAKGESLPFVVKYLGSLLFVMLMFGMIMAYGQMVMRSVIEEKSSRIMEVMISSVTPFQLLLGKILGLGAATFTQAAVWIIIGSGIYSMKATLNIDPSVDRLVFNPAIAVFFVLFLVTGYLLYSALFAFIGSIVNSEKEAQNFVFPITMSMVLPVMIAMYVVQEPNSPVSIALSMFPFFTPTMMTMRVVFMAPTLQSYSLFSGILAQATIGFVIVTLSVIGMIWLTSKVFRIGILMYGKRPTLPEIMRWVKY from the coding sequence GTGTCTAAATTCTGGGTTATCTTCAAGCGGGAATACGCTCAGGTAGTTAAGAAGAAATCATTTGTCGTTGGTATTTTTCTGACTCCGGCATTGATGGCGGGTTTTTTGATTCTGCCCACGATGTTCGTAAACACGAAATCATCGGAAGCCGAACCACTCGCCGTTATCGACCGGACGGGGATGGGCATCGGCCAGAGGTTTGCCGAGAGTCTTCAGCAGTATCGCCTCGAGGATACCTCCAGGGCTTATTACGATGTCAAGGGCATTTTCGAAATCGATGTCGCCGACTCGGCCAGGTTCATCGCGGTCGAGGACTCGCTTCGCGCCCTGATAGCGAATGAGGAATTGAAATACACGCTGGTGGTTGGACCGGATGCTTATCTGTGCGACAGCTGCATGTACATGATAACGAACTCGGACAAGTTTCGCACGATGAAACGGTTCGAGGATCGTCTGTCGAACATCCTGTCATCGGTGCGGCTTGAGGTGTCCGATGTCAATCTGGGTGTGGACTCCGTTTTGAGTCTTACGCGCCAGGTCGAACTTCCCACGCGGGATGCCAAAGGGGAATCGCTTCCTTTCGTAGTCAAATACCTTGGTTCACTGTTGTTTGTCATGCTGATGTTCGGGATGATAATGGCTTATGGTCAAATGGTCATGCGATCAGTGATCGAGGAGAAGAGTTCGCGCATCATGGAAGTAATGATATCGTCGGTGACACCCTTTCAGCTTCTGCTGGGGAAGATCCTTGGATTGGGGGCCGCCACATTCACGCAGGCGGCGGTCTGGATTATAATCGGATCCGGAATTTATTCGATGAAGGCCACGCTTAATATTGATCCATCCGTTGACAGACTCGTGTTTAACCCTGCCATAGCAGTGTTCTTCGTGTTGTTTTTGGTCACCGGGTATCTGTTGTACTCCGCGTTGTTCGCCTTCATAGGTTCGATTGTCAACAGTGAGAAAGAGGCTCAGAATTTCGTCTTTCCCATAACGATGTCGATGGTTCTGCCGGTGATGATCGCCATGTACGTCGTTCAGGAGCCCAATTCACCCGTTTCGATAGCTCTTTCGATGTTTCCGTTTTTTACGCCTACCATGATGACCATGCGGGTAGTTTTCATGGCCCCGACTCTTCAGAGTTATTCGCTATTCAGTGGTATTCTGGCACAGGCGACAATCGGCTTTGTCATTGTAACGCTCAGCGTGATCGGCATGATCTGGCTGACGAGCAAAGTATTCCGGATTGGCATTCTGATGTACGGCAAACGCCCGACTCTTCCGGAAATAATGAGGTGGGTGAAATACTAA
- a CDS encoding ATP-binding cassette domain-containing protein: protein MFLKLDRIRKEFTGQVAVDDLSLEVPKGVIYGIIGPNGAGKTTTIRMIMNITIPDSGSITMEGAQTGEAFRNRVGYLPEERGLYKKMTLEEVMIYMAELKDYPSSRAAEKIDYWLKRVDLGDYRHKKVEELSKGMQQKLQFITTILHEPDLVILDEIFSGLDPLNMELIKDIILEMKRGGKTILFSTHVMEQAEKLCDHLCMINRGKKVIDGKLTDIKAQFGKNSVQIEIEGEGNFIAGLPGVKKMTEFNNYIELQLDDGADANEILKQVVQRVRVLRFDIVEPSLYDIFIGMAKVDPAEYEKRGEASRV, encoded by the coding sequence ATGTTTCTGAAGCTGGATCGAATCCGAAAAGAGTTTACCGGGCAGGTGGCAGTGGATGATCTCTCGCTCGAAGTCCCCAAAGGGGTCATTTACGGCATAATCGGCCCTAACGGAGCCGGCAAAACAACCACTATCCGGATGATAATGAACATCACCATTCCCGATTCCGGCTCCATTACAATGGAAGGGGCGCAAACCGGCGAGGCGTTTCGCAACCGGGTAGGCTATCTTCCGGAAGAGCGCGGCCTGTACAAGAAGATGACCCTTGAAGAGGTTATGATATACATGGCCGAGTTGAAGGACTACCCGTCGTCCAGAGCTGCCGAAAAGATCGATTACTGGCTCAAAAGAGTTGACCTGGGTGACTATCGCCACAAGAAAGTGGAGGAGCTATCCAAGGGGATGCAGCAAAAACTCCAGTTTATCACCACTATTCTTCACGAACCCGATCTCGTCATTCTCGATGAGATTTTTTCTGGACTTGACCCCCTCAACATGGAATTAATCAAGGACATCATTCTGGAGATGAAGCGCGGCGGCAAAACGATTTTGTTCTCGACACACGTCATGGAGCAGGCGGAAAAATTGTGCGACCATCTGTGCATGATAAATCGCGGGAAGAAAGTAATCGACGGCAAGCTTACGGATATAAAAGCGCAGTTCGGGAAAAACTCGGTGCAGATCGAAATCGAGGGTGAGGGTAATTTCATCGCCGGACTTCCGGGTGTTAAAAAGATGACCGAATTCAACAACTATATCGAGCTTCAGCTCGATGACGGCGCTGACGCCAATGAGATACTCAAACAGGTGGTGCAGAGGGTCAGGGTACTTCGCTTCGACATCGTGGAGCCCTCGCTTTACGACATTTTCATAGGCATGGCCAAAGTTGATCCGGCCGAGTATGAAAAAAGGGGGGAGGCCAGCCGTGTCTAA
- a CDS encoding DUF72 domain-containing protein — protein sequence MNDKQAEIRIGTSGYSFEDWKGTFYPKDIDKGKMLDYYIRFFPTVEINSTYYRIPHPAVMANIVKKAPDGFDFMVKVPQSFTHRRSDLEDDVARFREAIKPFEESGKLSGLLAQFPYSFKFSPDSLDYIAVCRDAVAPNELFVEFRHNGWVNRQMYDRLKAEAIGYVCVDEPQLPGLLNPDLFATTNTAYVRLHGRNKDQWWGGGPLRYDYSYSDEELKEWKEKLEKIKSKVARIYIYFNNCHLGQATANATRFSDMLGL from the coding sequence ATGAATGACAAACAAGCAGAGATAAGAATAGGGACCTCGGGCTATAGCTTCGAGGATTGGAAAGGGACGTTTTACCCGAAGGATATCGACAAAGGCAAGATGCTTGACTATTATATCAGGTTTTTCCCGACGGTTGAAATTAACTCGACATACTATCGCATTCCACATCCGGCGGTTATGGCTAACATAGTCAAGAAGGCGCCCGATGGTTTTGACTTCATGGTAAAGGTTCCTCAATCATTTACTCACCGGCGCTCTGACCTGGAGGATGATGTTGCGAGGTTTCGCGAGGCTATCAAACCGTTTGAGGAGTCCGGCAAATTATCGGGACTTCTGGCGCAATTTCCTTATTCTTTCAAGTTCAGTCCGGACAGCCTGGACTATATAGCTGTCTGCCGCGATGCCGTCGCTCCGAATGAACTGTTCGTGGAATTCCGTCACAACGGCTGGGTGAATCGGCAGATGTACGACCGTCTCAAGGCGGAAGCAATCGGATATGTGTGTGTCGATGAGCCACAGCTTCCAGGATTGCTCAACCCGGACCTGTTTGCCACCACGAATACGGCCTACGTGCGCCTTCACGGGCGCAACAAAGACCAGTGGTGGGGGGGAGGCCCGCTGCGCTATGATTACAGTTATTCCGACGAAGAGTTGAAGGAGTGGAAAGAGAAGCTGGAAAAAATCAAAAGTAAAGTAGCACGTATCTATATATATTTCAACAACTGCCATCTGGGACAGGCAACGGCGAACGCCACCCGCTTTTCAGACATGCTTGGCCTTTAG
- a CDS encoding DUF6754 domain-containing protein — MMGAYLLFSAAAPVGEWFNPETLATLAASVIAILVVLYTTFSQRRGREFKVREIGGLKAVEDAIGRATEMARPVLYTPGWGGDIQRPTTIASMNILSHVAEKTASYDCRLVYPTHDPVIMTVAQEVVKGSYARQGYPDRYKADDIAYVSSSQFGYAAAVDGLITRHKPASIFLLGTFEAESLILAETGNSINAIQIAGTDSTIQLSFFIVACDYTLIGEELFAASGYLSQDRSVLASVEAQDIMKILIVIFLAAAILWSTIETLLGISPSDWWVF; from the coding sequence ATGATGGGTGCCTATCTACTCTTTTCGGCCGCCGCGCCGGTCGGTGAATGGTTCAATCCCGAAACCCTGGCAACGCTGGCGGCGTCAGTCATAGCCATACTGGTTGTTCTTTATACAACTTTCAGTCAGCGTCGGGGCAGGGAATTCAAGGTTCGGGAAATCGGGGGGTTGAAGGCGGTTGAAGACGCTATCGGGAGGGCGACTGAAATGGCCCGGCCGGTGTTATACACTCCGGGGTGGGGGGGAGACATCCAGCGGCCTACCACGATAGCCTCAATGAATATCCTCAGTCATGTAGCCGAGAAAACGGCCTCTTATGACTGCCGTCTGGTATATCCCACTCACGATCCTGTCATAATGACGGTGGCACAGGAGGTCGTGAAAGGAAGTTATGCCCGCCAGGGGTATCCCGACCGGTACAAAGCCGATGATATCGCCTATGTGTCATCATCGCAATTCGGCTACGCGGCCGCTGTCGACGGTCTTATCACCAGGCATAAGCCGGCGTCGATTTTTTTGCTGGGTACTTTCGAGGCGGAGTCCCTGATTTTGGCTGAGACAGGCAATTCAATAAATGCTATCCAGATAGCCGGAACCGACTCAACCATACAACTGTCCTTCTTTATCGTAGCCTGTGATTACACTCTGATCGGCGAAGAACTATTCGCGGCGTCAGGTTACCTTTCGCAGGACCGTTCCGTTCTGGCGTCGGTCGAAGCACAGGATATCATGAAAATATTGATCGTGATCTTTCTGGCAGCAGCCATCCTGTGGAGTACGATTGAGACTCTCCTGGGAATCAGCCCGAGCGATTGGTGGGTGTTCTGA
- a CDS encoding extracellular solute-binding protein, giving the protein MKSRLLLGIFLILLLSVSANAKTTITWWQFWTDPQIKPVIEQMTAEFEKANPDIEVKLTDLTWANGHEKIVIAFGSSTGPDIVELGSDWIAEFATNGLLYDMSAEIAADSSRYQGWSMATYKGKVFAYPWILGTRVMFANRDLLNRAGYDSSFVPLSLDEFKAAAEKIDSLDSKIYGWGSNTPEKHRLYKKYLPFFWSKGAQIFSDDGRFCLVASDLAISALKLYKELHDSCGYVADQRGIEDAFLEGRIGFILSGDWLLKRIEKEKPNFPLVSTLMPGAKLPGRSFLGGEFLAVNAASKHKDAAMKFIRFVTSAENQLRFCKANYSANPSSYQAQDDGYFASNIHLLTFIKQMRLAKHPPVDPDWVYIEEAIEKAVEDVVFKNASVANSLMTARKKIEKMKQR; this is encoded by the coding sequence ATGAAATCCAGACTATTACTTGGTATCTTTTTGATTCTGTTATTGAGTGTATCCGCTAACGCCAAAACCACCATTACCTGGTGGCAGTTCTGGACCGATCCCCAGATCAAACCGGTCATCGAGCAAATGACGGCTGAATTTGAAAAGGCAAATCCCGATATCGAGGTAAAACTGACCGATCTCACCTGGGCCAACGGTCACGAAAAGATCGTTATCGCTTTCGGCTCCAGTACCGGCCCCGATATAGTCGAACTTGGCTCAGACTGGATTGCCGAGTTCGCAACCAATGGCCTGCTTTACGATATGTCGGCCGAGATCGCCGCCGATAGCTCCCGGTATCAGGGCTGGAGCATGGCCACATATAAGGGCAAGGTCTTTGCCTATCCATGGATTCTCGGAACGCGCGTGATGTTTGCAAACCGTGATCTTCTCAATCGTGCCGGCTACGATAGCAGCTTCGTGCCGCTCTCTCTGGACGAATTCAAGGCCGCGGCGGAGAAGATTGATAGTCTCGACTCGAAAATATACGGGTGGGGCTCCAACACTCCGGAAAAGCATCGCCTCTACAAAAAGTATTTGCCCTTCTTCTGGTCCAAGGGAGCACAGATTTTCTCCGATGACGGTCGGTTCTGCCTGGTGGCCTCCGACCTGGCCATCTCCGCTCTCAAGCTCTACAAAGAACTGCACGATAGTTGCGGCTATGTCGCCGACCAGCGCGGAATAGAGGACGCGTTCCTCGAAGGCAGGATCGGCTTTATACTTTCGGGCGATTGGCTTTTGAAGAGGATCGAAAAAGAGAAACCAAATTTTCCGCTGGTCTCGACCCTGATGCCGGGGGCCAAATTGCCAGGGCGGTCATTTCTTGGCGGGGAATTTTTGGCCGTGAATGCCGCGTCGAAACACAAAGATGCCGCCATGAAATTCATCCGGTTCGTTACATCTGCCGAGAACCAGCTCAGGTTCTGCAAAGCTAATTACTCGGCGAATCCGTCAAGTTACCAGGCTCAGGACGATGGATACTTCGCATCGAATATACATCTTCTTACCTTTATCAAACAAATGCGTCTGGCAAAACATCCCCCGGTTGACCCCGACTGGGTGTATATCGAAGAAGCCATCGAAAAGGCCGTCGAGGACGTAGTGTTTAAGAATGCTTCCGTGGCTAATTCCCTGATGACGGCACGCAAAAAAATAGAGAAGATGAAACAAAGATGA
- a CDS encoding sugar ABC transporter permease, whose translation MKWSKAGAFTLALPWLITFAVFWLFPIVYSFVIGFTDQQLLAKDYDWIGLDNYRALFTDPAFISSLESTFVFVFGTIPVTTIIALGMALLINRQFRLRGLFRAGYFLPSITSIIVIALIFTNLYQRGGYIAYLASLVGLDVPEHGFLLSSDTSLYSIMAMDVWMAVGYYMLIFLAGLKSIPDELYEVAELSGAGKIRQFFSITLPLLRPVALFIIVINSIKSFQVFAEIFVMTKGKFETSTMVYFIYETGLTTKFEFGYASAAAYVLFIIIAVFAAIQFTLFRKRQAVW comes from the coding sequence ATGAAATGGTCAAAAGCCGGGGCCTTCACCCTTGCACTCCCCTGGCTGATTACATTCGCCGTTTTCTGGTTGTTCCCGATCGTCTATTCATTTGTGATCGGGTTTACCGACCAGCAGCTACTGGCGAAGGATTACGACTGGATAGGTCTGGACAATTATCGCGCGCTCTTTACGGATCCGGCCTTTATCTCTTCGCTTGAAAGCACCTTTGTCTTCGTGTTCGGCACCATCCCGGTTACGACCATTATCGCGCTCGGCATGGCGCTTCTGATAAACCGGCAATTTCGATTGCGTGGATTGTTCAGGGCCGGCTATTTCTTGCCGTCAATCACTTCAATAATCGTCATAGCGCTGATTTTCACCAACCTGTATCAGCGGGGAGGTTATATCGCGTACCTGGCGTCGCTAGTCGGGCTCGATGTCCCCGAACACGGATTTCTACTTTCCAGTGATACCTCTCTGTATTCCATTATGGCTATGGATGTCTGGATGGCGGTCGGATATTACATGCTTATTTTCCTGGCCGGGCTCAAATCAATACCGGATGAACTGTATGAAGTTGCCGAGTTGAGCGGCGCTGGCAAGATCCGTCAATTTTTCTCGATAACACTGCCGCTGCTCAGACCGGTTGCGCTCTTCATTATCGTAATAAATTCAATCAAATCTTTCCAGGTATTTGCCGAGATCTTCGTGATGACAAAAGGGAAATTTGAGACTTCCACGATGGTGTACTTCATATATGAAACCGGCCTGACGACGAAATTCGAATTCGGCTACGCCTCGGCGGCCGCTTATGTTCTGTTTATCATTATCGCCGTCTTTGCCGCCATCCAGTTTACACTCTTCAGAAAGAGGCAGGCTGTATGGTGA
- a CDS encoding carbohydrate ABC transporter permease, translated as MVIRFLRASARYLALSLILLVMVFPLVWMMRVSLLQSGASIALSDIFNHQFTFDNYLDLFRTTSIGIALFNSALVGLVVTLGNIFFCFMVAYTLARYEYIVNKLLFVIVIAILMIPAHIVIIPMYLLMVKTGLYDGFGALILPWLVNPIGIFLVKQYIETIPPSMEEAARIDGAGEMRIIFRIIMPLCKPALAVLAIQVFFTNWNSFLFPFILTQSEQIRTLPVALAVYQGHQAVDWQHLMAGSTIAVIPVLVIFIIMQRQIVSGITSGGIKQ; from the coding sequence ATGGTGATACGATTCCTTCGTGCCTCTGCGCGATACCTGGCGCTGTCACTAATCCTGCTTGTGATGGTTTTCCCTCTCGTCTGGATGATGCGCGTGTCTCTGCTTCAATCCGGAGCAAGCATCGCTCTAAGCGATATTTTCAACCACCAGTTTACTTTTGATAACTACCTCGACCTTTTCCGAACCACCAGCATCGGGATAGCTCTTTTCAACTCGGCGCTTGTGGGACTCGTTGTAACACTCGGCAACATCTTTTTCTGTTTCATGGTCGCCTACACGCTGGCCCGCTATGAATACATCGTCAACAAACTCTTGTTCGTTATCGTTATTGCGATTCTGATGATCCCGGCGCATATCGTGATTATCCCGATGTATCTTCTGATGGTCAAGACGGGCCTTTATGACGGCTTCGGGGCGCTTATACTCCCCTGGCTTGTCAACCCGATCGGGATTTTTCTCGTAAAACAGTATATAGAAACCATACCTCCATCGATGGAAGAAGCTGCGCGTATCGATGGCGCCGGTGAGATGCGGATAATTTTCAGGATCATCATGCCCCTGTGCAAACCGGCGCTGGCTGTGCTCGCGATTCAGGTATTTTTTACCAACTGGAACTCGTTTCTCTTCCCATTTATTCTGACTCAGAGCGAGCAAATTAGGACTCTTCCCGTCGCTCTAGCCGTCTACCAGGGTCATCAGGCCGTCGACTGGCAACATCTTATGGCCGGCTCCACGATAGCCGTTATCCCCGTTCTGGTTATCTTCATCATAATGCAGCGGCAGATAGTCTCCGGAATAACTTCAGGGGGCATAAAACAGTAA
- a CDS encoding OmpA family protein: MRIFLVVALLLSLMFVGCGASKDYVAQQIQQSEAKTSAEINAVREKTDTNAAEIKKLQSLAAQISEKADLAINKAKGFENYQIIWQGEINFDFDSYLITGTAESILNEAGEKMEEFPGSILEVAGYTDRTGTAKYNYMLGQQRADATKRFLASKFGISLYRMFTVSYGEDKPVALPDEQNASSKNRRVTLAVWGELK; this comes from the coding sequence ATGCGAATCTTTCTAGTTGTTGCACTGTTGCTGTCGCTTATGTTTGTCGGCTGCGGAGCCAGCAAAGACTACGTAGCACAGCAGATTCAACAATCCGAGGCTAAGACAAGCGCCGAGATCAACGCTGTCCGTGAAAAAACTGATACTAACGCGGCTGAGATCAAAAAACTGCAGTCACTGGCCGCCCAAATTTCTGAGAAAGCCGACCTCGCTATCAACAAGGCCAAAGGATTTGAGAACTATCAGATTATCTGGCAGGGCGAAATCAATTTCGATTTCGACAGCTATCTCATCACCGGCACCGCCGAGTCGATTCTCAACGAAGCCGGTGAGAAAATGGAAGAATTCCCCGGTTCTATCCTTGAAGTAGCCGGTTACACCGACCGCACTGGAACGGCGAAATACAACTATATGCTGGGTCAGCAGCGCGCCGATGCCACCAAAAGGTTTTTGGCCTCCAAATTCGGCATCTCCCTGTATCGCATGTTCACGGTGTCTTACGGCGAGGATAAGCCTGTGGCCCTTCCTGATGAGCAGAACGCTTCCTCCAAAAACCGCCGCGTGACTCTCGCCGTCTGGGGCGAACTGAAGTAG